One stretch of Methanothrix sp. DNA includes these proteins:
- a CDS encoding DUF3467 domain-containing protein has product MEVSIEVTRSPAFRQVYAIGAIGGHSPYDFRISFYNDSPRAFIEGGKQLSAVERSMEVEVILSPLAAKELAEWLMNHIREYEMLFGEIKRPGKPKEPERSSQLQGYL; this is encoded by the coding sequence ATGGAAGTCTCTATAGAGGTGACAAGGAGCCCTGCATTCCGGCAGGTCTACGCGATAGGTGCCATTGGCGGTCACAGCCCGTATGATTTCAGAATATCCTTCTACAACGATTCGCCGAGAGCTTTCATAGAGGGCGGCAAGCAGCTCAGCGCGGTCGAGAGGAGCATGGAGGTTGAGGTCATACTCTCACCGCTGGCAGCAAAGGAGCTTGCTGAGTGGCTTATGAACCACATAAGGGAGTATGAGATGCTCTTCGGGGAGATCAAGCGCCCCGGGAAGCCGAAGGAGCCAGAGAGATCATCGCAGCTACAGGGTTACCTGTAG
- a CDS encoding tetratricopeptide repeat protein yields MHTKEKILIHKGIDMVKRGMYDKALEYYDRALEINPNSSDAWNNKGVALYRLDRVDEALQCYSRALEIDPGNLDAMRNIAFVHRALGDLEKALELYETVMERGGDAYDLEAKATILVALGRFQEAIECIGRAYEMTPDPRFEVEMAAIIGKVQAMEDLAQESSGSEQSGG; encoded by the coding sequence ATGCACACCAAGGAGAAGATCCTCATACACAAGGGCATAGACATGGTGAAGCGTGGGATGTATGATAAGGCCCTGGAGTACTACGACAGAGCGCTTGAGATCAACCCGAACAGCTCAGATGCCTGGAACAACAAGGGGGTCGCACTCTACCGCCTGGACAGGGTCGATGAGGCGCTCCAGTGCTACAGCAGAGCTCTGGAAATCGATCCCGGTAACTTGGATGCGATGAGGAACATCGCGTTCGTTCACCGCGCCCTTGGCGACCTGGAGAAAGCCCTGGAGCTCTACGAGACCGTTATGGAGAGGGGCGGGGATGCCTACGACCTGGAGGCAAAGGCCACCATACTTGTGGCGCTGGGCAGGTTCCAGGAGGCGATCGAATGCATCGGCAGGGCCTATGAGATGACCCCTGACCCCAGGTTCGAGGTCGAGATGGCAGCGATAATCGGAAAGGTCCAGGCGATGGAGGATCTCGCTCAGGAGAGCAGCGGCTCTGAGCAGAGCGGAGGGTGA
- a CDS encoding Lrp/AsnC ligand binding domain-containing protein, which produces MKGFIMINVEPGSEKQVFDSLQRIRDIREVVPVYGEYDFIAIADVEAISDLNRIVLSVREIPSVTNTRTILGMELKF; this is translated from the coding sequence ATGAAAGGATTCATAATGATAAATGTCGAGCCAGGCTCTGAGAAGCAGGTTTTCGACTCCCTTCAGAGGATTAGAGACATACGGGAGGTAGTGCCGGTTTACGGTGAGTACGACTTCATAGCGATAGCAGATGTCGAGGCGATATCAGATCTCAACAGAATAGTTCTATCGGTTCGCGAGATACCCAGCGTGACGAACACAAGAACGATTCTCGGCATGGAGCTAAAGTTCTAG
- a CDS encoding MFS transporter → MADLPRGIFPLYLSVFVSVLGFSLVAPIFPLYVLDLGATHLMLGMIISVYGAVQLLTQMPAGRLSDLRGRKPVLLIGLLTFAIMPLLYIYASNAYQLLLIRIFGGIGASMVWPVAMALIVDCVDPSHRGLAMGWYNASFYSALAVGPVIGSLLYGSFGIKAPFVFWSLFAAAALLIVIFVVREPPVRSGVLSTNPRRSRLIIDGSMITFIICCSVVMLPGLIGGFNMTLLPELALSVGVGVTQLGILYLAYAGSNALSNIYFGRAADIGHRRLLISGGCFGCALGFAVLGHGPGLLPQLFAMALLGMSSGMCTPAAAVVVSDVTSPERRGEIFGIFNTSRMLGVVIGPIIAGLTADLSGLGGSLMAFLAVTLMISVMTLSLRDI, encoded by the coding sequence ATGGCAGATCTTCCCAGGGGCATATTCCCGCTGTACCTCTCGGTATTCGTCTCAGTTCTTGGATTCTCGCTGGTGGCGCCGATATTCCCTCTGTATGTCCTGGATCTGGGGGCAACCCACCTCATGCTGGGGATGATCATCTCCGTATACGGCGCGGTTCAGCTGCTGACGCAGATGCCCGCTGGCAGGCTCTCAGATCTGAGGGGAAGAAAGCCGGTTCTTCTCATCGGGCTCCTGACATTTGCGATAATGCCGCTGCTATACATTTATGCATCGAATGCGTATCAGCTCCTGCTGATAAGAATCTTCGGCGGCATAGGAGCATCGATGGTCTGGCCGGTCGCCATGGCCCTCATAGTGGACTGTGTGGATCCATCCCACAGGGGCCTTGCCATGGGCTGGTACAACGCATCATTCTACTCCGCTTTGGCTGTGGGCCCGGTCATCGGTAGTCTTCTATATGGAAGCTTTGGAATAAAGGCGCCATTCGTCTTCTGGAGCCTGTTCGCAGCCGCGGCCCTTCTCATAGTGATCTTTGTCGTCAGAGAGCCGCCAGTCAGGAGCGGAGTGCTGTCCACAAATCCACGCAGATCCCGCTTGATCATAGATGGATCCATGATAACTTTCATCATATGCTGCAGTGTGGTGATGCTCCCCGGCCTGATAGGGGGATTCAACATGACGCTGCTGCCGGAGCTGGCGCTTAGCGTCGGTGTGGGTGTCACTCAGCTGGGCATCCTGTATCTGGCGTATGCGGGCAGCAATGCCCTATCCAATATATACTTCGGAAGGGCAGCAGATATCGGCCATCGCAGGCTTCTCATAAGCGGTGGCTGTTTCGGATGCGCTCTTGGGTTCGCGGTGCTCGGCCACGGCCCAGGGCTTCTTCCGCAGCTCTTTGCCATGGCGCTTCTCGGCATGAGCTCCGGAATGTGCACGCCCGCAGCAGCTGTGGTGGTCTCTGATGTCACAAGCCCTGAAAGGAGGGGAGAGATCTTCGGGATCTTCAACACCTCCAGAATGCTTGGAGTTGTCATCGGACCGATAATAGCCGGCCTCACAGCGGATCTCAGCGGCCTGGGAGGATCTCTAATGGCATTCCTTGCTGTAACGCTGATGATCTCAGTCATGACGCTGAGCCTGAGGGATATATGA
- a CDS encoding UbiX family flavin prenyltransferase, translating into MEIVLGISGASGVVYGTRLLEVLRERCFVNLIVTEAARKILEIECDRSYKEMVSLADRVFEPDDLTSPIASGSYLFDAMVVAPCSMRTMAAIACGISDTLIARVADVCLKQRRPLVLVPRESPLSLIHIRNMLAVSEAGGIVLPASPSFYSRPRSVGDLVDTVICRILDILGIDNSVSPRWRGSGGNAYNDTGEER; encoded by the coding sequence GTGGAGATCGTTCTGGGGATAAGCGGCGCATCTGGTGTTGTGTATGGAACAAGGCTGCTTGAGGTTCTGCGTGAGCGCTGCTTCGTCAACCTCATAGTCACCGAGGCTGCAAGAAAGATCCTGGAGATAGAGTGCGATAGATCGTACAAGGAGATGGTCTCTCTGGCGGATCGCGTATTCGAGCCGGACGATCTCACATCGCCAATCGCAAGTGGCTCCTATCTTTTCGACGCGATGGTTGTGGCCCCATGCAGCATGAGAACGATGGCTGCGATAGCCTGCGGCATATCGGACACGCTCATCGCCAGGGTGGCTGATGTCTGTCTGAAGCAGAGGCGACCGCTTGTCCTGGTGCCGAGGGAGTCTCCGCTGAGCCTCATACACATCAGAAACATGCTCGCAGTCTCAGAGGCCGGGGGCATCGTACTTCCGGCATCGCCATCATTCTACTCCAGGCCCCGGAGCGTCGGGGATCTGGTGGACACGGTGATCTGCAGGATTCTGGACATTCTGGGGATAGATAACAGCGTATCGCCCAGATGGCGCGGTTCCGGTGGAAATGCTTATAATGATACGGGTGAAGAGCGGTAG